CCTTGTTACGGTTGGTGTATGTTCGAAAAGTTCAAGAATATAATTGATTCGATACCCAAGGGCTAAATTCTCAATAATTAATGGTTGTTCAGCAGTAGCTTTCAATTCACCTGTATCTCTATTATAATCTATATCCAATACATCAGGATTAACTATAGTACATTTAGATGCATTTTGAGTATTTCCTAAAAACTCTTCTTTGAAAATCTTGAAACCACGATCCCAGTTTTTTTGTGCATCGCTGTTAGCAATAATCTCAATATTTTTTAGTTGTGTGGTCTTTGGTTCTAACTTGATGGGAATATGGATAAACTGTTGATCACCCTCTACAGTCACCATGGTATGGGCCAAGGTATAAACGATATGAGAAAACACAATTTCATATTTTCCAGGAGTAAATCCCTTGATAACAAAATTACCATTAACATCGGTTGAACTTCCTTTCAATGTCCCAGCTACATATACATTAACTCCAGGAATTGGTTCTCCGGTATCCACATCCCTTACATTACCTCTTATGTTGATTTTTTCAAAGAAATATTGGGTGGTGGTTGAACTGCTTGCTTTAAATAAAATGACCTGACCGTTGATTGTGGTATACTCTACACCGGTTCCGATGAGCAATTGATTCAATACATTTTCCAAACTTGATTCTTCGTACGACAAAGTAAATCGCTGACGTTCGTCAACAATATCCGAACTATACGAGAAGAAAACATTGGTTTTGTAACTGATATAATTGAGGGCACTGTCTATCGTTACTTCTCTGAGAGAGATTTGGAGCTTTTTGCCCATCACCGATCTCTTCTGTGCCAAACAGCTATTTGAAGTAACAATAAGACCAACCACCAAAGGCAGTACAAAGCTCAACAAATATGCCAGGCGTTTGGTCATGTATTTTTTGGGGTAACTATCGTCTAAATTCTTTCAGGTTTTCTCGAAGAACACGTAAGGCTTTACCCATCTGCACTTCAATAGTTTTGATAGACAATCCCATGTGATCAGCAATTTCCTGATACTTTAATCCCTCAAATCTACTGAGTTTAAATATTTTTTGGCACTGTGGTGGCAGTTCATCTATGGCTTTGTGGATTTCCGCTTGGACATTAGTTTCTTCATCAGCCTCATATTTCACCTCTTCGGTATGCTCCATCTGATCTATGATGTGCTGACGGTATGAATCTCTAACCTTTAAATGCTTTAGATGATTAAGGCAGGTATTATGTACTGATCGATACAAATACGACTTAAGCGATGAGTCCTCCGCTATTGTGTCACATTTTTCCCAAAACTTCAC
The sequence above is drawn from the Reichenbachiella sp. genome and encodes:
- a CDS encoding carboxypeptidase-like regulatory domain-containing protein, which codes for MTKRLAYLLSFVLPLVVGLIVTSNSCLAQKRSVMGKKLQISLREVTIDSALNYISYKTNVFFSYSSDIVDERQRFTLSYEESSLENVLNQLLIGTGVEYTTINGQVILFKASSSTTTQYFFEKINIRGNVRDVDTGEPIPGVNVYVAGTLKGSSTDVNGNFVIKGFTPGKYEIVFSHIVYTLAHTMVTVEGDQQFIHIPIKLEPKTTQLKNIEIIANSDAQKNWDRGFKIFKEEFLGNTQNASKCTIVNPDVLDIDYNRDTGELKATAEQPLIIENLALGYRINYILELFEHTPTVTRLLGISNFEELPVNSNLERKRIIRNRQKSYGGSMTHFLRALTNGRLKKEGFMIDEVDQLPSSINNSYFELPAKLHADREQFAFDNTLKFTKYLLVIYTKEYESAAYVFDQLQMNNNNASVQNGSITSAGRNVGQMSFIKLNLPVVTINSKGFFNEPLAVTTYGYWSWERVAEYMPFEYTP
- a CDS encoding RNA polymerase sigma-70 factor translates to MLDNQVNLLVKRIINKEKAAFEIVFNEYYKALCNYAFRFLDEYEEAEEIVQDVFVKFWEKCDTIAEDSSLKSYLYRSVHNTCLNHLKHLKVRDSYRQHIIDQMEHTEEVKYEADEETNVQAEIHKAIDELPPQCQKIFKLSRFEGLKYQEIADHMGLSIKTIEVQMGKALRVLRENLKEFRR